The following coding sequences are from one Sesamum indicum cultivar Zhongzhi No. 13 linkage group LG11, S_indicum_v1.0, whole genome shotgun sequence window:
- the LOC105173706 gene encoding protein TIFY 10A-like isoform X1 produces the protein MGSSEIVDSGRFSGGRSNFSRTCSLLSQYLKEKGSFGDLTLGLAHNLETKAGAPTETKNLLPMIEKSGRSSGPGNLNSPPTRDEILNKSDLSSGTKPEAETAQMTIFYAGQVLVFDDFPAEKAREIMMLASSAQNHPNPTVAPLQSPAESTTNVVPTFAIQERPLHSARPPLDSDLPIARKNSLARFLEKRKDRITANAPYPANKAAEAEAWLGLGPQLPLRIQRH, from the exons ATGGGTTCCTCTGAAATTGTGGATTCCGGCAGGTTTTCAGGCGGGAGGTCTAACTTCTCCAGGACTTGTAGCCTTTTGAGTCAGTATTTGAAGGAGAAGGGCAGTTTTGGTGATCTAACCCTTGGCTTGGCTCATAACTTGGAAACCAAAG CAGGGGCTCCAACAGAGACGAAGAACTTGCTGCCGATGATTGAGAAATCTGGTCGGAGTTCGGGCCCCGGAAACCTCAACTCACCGCCGACTAGAGATGAAATCCTTAACAAATCCGATCTGAG CAGCGGCACGAAACCCGAGGCGGAAACTGCGCAGATGACCATATTCTACGCCGGCCAAGTCTTGGTCTTCGATGACTTCCCGGCGGAAAAGGCCAGAGAAATCATGATGTTAGCCAGCTCCGCCCAGAACCACCCCAACCCCACCGTCGCTCCACTCCAGAGCCCGGCGGAATCCACCACCAACGTCGTCCCGACTTTCGCCATACAGGAGCGTCCTCTCCACTCCGCTAGGCCGCCTCTTGATTCTG ATTTACCTATTGCCCGGAAAAACTCACTAGCCCGCTTCCTGGAGAAGAGAAAGGATAG GATCACAGCAAACGCGCCGTACCCAGCAAACAAAGCGGCGGAGGCGGAGGCATGGCTGGGATTGGGTCCTCAGCTTCCTCTCCGGATTCAGCGCCACTAG
- the LOC105173833 gene encoding Werner Syndrome-like exonuclease, translating into MSRSNYSASNYSIIPLRRTISAHQPNANRDLPNFYSVIFHDEVIHVTVAKKAAHVNQWISRICRVHCRCPHCKLIVGLDTEWRPSFVRGQEHDVAILQICVGQQCLIYQLLHTDCIPASLHEFLADPQHTFYGVGVREDVRKLFRSHGLAVKNITDLNELINGEDEDEYKPIGLKKMASTVLGKEMMKPLRVTLSKWHSLNLSFAQIEYAAIDAFVSFQIAVSLCSSTVN; encoded by the coding sequence ATGAGTCGTAGCAACTACTCCGCCTCAAACTACTCAATCATTCCTCTGCGCCGTACTATCTCAGCACATCAGCCAAATGCGAATCGCGATCTTCCCAATTTCTACTCTGTCATTTTCCATGATGAAGTCATTCATGTCACCGTCGCCAAAAAAGCTGCTCATGTCAATCAATGGATATCCCGCATTTGTCGTGTGCACTGCCGATGTCCTCATTGCAAACTTATTGTCGGTCTTGACACCGAGTGGCGTCCCAGTTTTGTCCGCGGTCAGGAACATGACGTCGCTATTCTTCAAATCTGTGTGGGCCAACAGTGCCTCATTTACCAACTTCTCCACACTGACTGCATTCCAGCCTCTCTCCACGAGTTCTTGGCTGATCCTCAGCATACATTCTATGGCGTTGGTGTTAGAGAAGACGTCAGGAAACTGTTCCGTTCTCATGGCTTGgctgtgaaaaatattacagatCTAAATGAACTTATCAACGGAGAGGACGAAGATGAGTACAAGCCCATCGGATTGAAGAAAATGGCTTCGACAGTTCTTGGGAAGGAGATGATGAAGCCGTTGCGGGTTACGCTCAGCAAGTGGCATTCTCTTAATCTTAGTTTCGCTCAGATTGAATATGCTGCCATTGATGCCTTTGTTTCCTTCCAAATTGCGGTGTCATTGTGCTCATCAACTGTCAATTGA
- the LOC105173704 gene encoding probable polygalacturonase — protein MVETSTPTSSQSCRWRRWWASLSPSNHHHHHRRWVPSATFCSTHKTLLTAVCLAFFFTVLYWQGDGTAAGLLIFRRGLPLRQLPKLRPFTFNLTDFGGVGDGVTLNTEAFERAVIAISRLGKKGGGQLNVPPGNWLTAPFNLTSHMTLFLAEGAVILGIDDEKYWPLMPPLPSYGYGREHPGPRYGSLIHGQHLKDVVITGHNGTINGQGQTWWKKYRQKLLNHTRGPLVQIMWSSDILISNITLRDSPFWTLHPYDCENVTLKNLTILAPVFQAPNTDGIDPDSCKDMVIEDCYISVGDDGVAIKSGWDQYGITYGKPSKNILIRNLIVRSNVSAGISIGSEMSGGVSNVTIENIHIWNSRRAVRIKTAAGRGGYVRDITYRNLTFDTVRVGIVIKTDYNEHPDGGFDPKAFPVLENISYTSIHGEAVRVPVRIQGSAEIPVRNVTFRDMSVGITNKKKHIFQCAFVQGRVIGTIFPAPCDNLDLYDEQGNLVRPSTSQNSSDIDYDI, from the exons ATGGTGGAGACGTCAACGCCCACATCGAGTCAGTCATGCCGGTGGCGGAGGTGGTGGGCGTCGCTATCCCCGtccaaccaccaccaccaccatcgcCGTTGGGTCCCGTCCGCCACTTTCTGCTCGACCCATAAGACCCTTTTGACTGCTGTCTGTCTTGCCTTCTTCTTTACTGTGTTGTACTGGCAAGGGGACGGCACCGCCGCTGGCCTGTTGATTTTTCGCCGGGGATTGCCGTTGCGGCAGCTCCCGAAGCTACGACCCTTCACGTTTAACTTGACGGACTTTGGGGGGGTGGGTGATGGGGTCACTCTCAATACGGAGGCGTTTGAAAGGGCGGTGATCGCGATTTCCAGGCTCGGGAAAAAAGGTGGCGGTCAGCTCAATGTGCCTCCGGGGAATTGGCTTACGGCACCGTTCAATCTCACTAGTCACATGACTCTTTTCCTTGCTGAGGGTGCTGTTATTCTCGGCATTGAT GATGAAAAGTATTGGCCCCTCATGCCTCCATTGCCTTCATATGGATATGGTAGAGAGCATCCTGGACCGAGATATGGAAGTTTAATTCATGGGCAACATCTCAAAGATGTTGTAATTACAG GGCATAATGGGACCATTAATGGCCAGGGCCAAACATGGTGGAAAAAGTATCGACAAAAGCTTCTTAATCATACAAGAGGACCACTTGTGCAGATTATGTGGTCCAGTGACATTTTGATATCTAACATAACATTACGTGATTCTCCTTTTTGGACCCTTCATCCATACGACTGCGAGAATGTGACACTAAAGAATCTAACTATCCTTGCACCTGTCTTTCAAGCGCCAAATACTGATGGAATAGATCCTG ATTCGTGTAAAGATATGGTGATTGAGGACTGTTACATAAGCGTTGGAGATGATGGTGTTGCGATAAAAAGTGGTTGGGATCAGTATGGGATCACTTATGGAAAGCCGTCAAAGAACATACTCATCAGAAACCTCATTGTACGCTCCAATGTGAG TGCGGGCATATCAATAGGCAGTGAAATGTCTGGTGGTGTATCAAACGTCACCATAGAGAACATTCACATATGGAACTCAAGGCGTGCTGTCCGCATCAAGACAGCTGCTGGACGAGGAGGATATGTTCGGGACATAACATATCGAAACCTGACATTTGATACTGTCCGTGTGGGAATTGTCATCAAGACAGACTACAATGAGCATCCAGATGGGGGTTTCGACCCCAAGGCTTTTCCAGTACTAGAGAACATAAGTTACACCTCAATACACGGCGAAGCAGTTCGTGTGCCTGTCCGAATTCAAGGGAGTGCAGAAATCCCAGTAAGGAACGTCACATTCCGGGACATGTCGGTCGGAatcacaaacaaaaagaagcaCATATTCCAGTGTGCGTTTGTTCAGGGTCGTGTAATAGGGACCATATTTCCCGCTCCTTGCGACAACCTTGATCTGTACGACGAGCAGGGGAACTTGGTCAGACCATCAACTTCCCAGAATAGCTCGGACATAGATTATGACATTTGA
- the LOC105173706 gene encoding protein TIFY 10A-like isoform X4: MGSSEIVDSGRFSGGRSNFSRTCSLLSQYLKEKGSFGDLTLGLAHNLETKGAPTETKNLLPMIEKSGRSSGPGNLNSPPTRDEILNKSDLSGTKPEAETAQMTIFYAGQVLVFDDFPAEKAREIMMLASSAQNHPNPTVAPLQSPAESTTNVVPTFAIQERPLHSARPPLDSDLPIARKNSLARFLEKRKDRITANAPYPANKAAEAEAWLGLGPQLPLRIQRH; this comes from the exons ATGGGTTCCTCTGAAATTGTGGATTCCGGCAGGTTTTCAGGCGGGAGGTCTAACTTCTCCAGGACTTGTAGCCTTTTGAGTCAGTATTTGAAGGAGAAGGGCAGTTTTGGTGATCTAACCCTTGGCTTGGCTCATAACTTGGAAACCAAAG GGGCTCCAACAGAGACGAAGAACTTGCTGCCGATGATTGAGAAATCTGGTCGGAGTTCGGGCCCCGGAAACCTCAACTCACCGCCGACTAGAGATGAAATCCTTAACAAATCCGATCTGAG CGGCACGAAACCCGAGGCGGAAACTGCGCAGATGACCATATTCTACGCCGGCCAAGTCTTGGTCTTCGATGACTTCCCGGCGGAAAAGGCCAGAGAAATCATGATGTTAGCCAGCTCCGCCCAGAACCACCCCAACCCCACCGTCGCTCCACTCCAGAGCCCGGCGGAATCCACCACCAACGTCGTCCCGACTTTCGCCATACAGGAGCGTCCTCTCCACTCCGCTAGGCCGCCTCTTGATTCTG ATTTACCTATTGCCCGGAAAAACTCACTAGCCCGCTTCCTGGAGAAGAGAAAGGATAG GATCACAGCAAACGCGCCGTACCCAGCAAACAAAGCGGCGGAGGCGGAGGCATGGCTGGGATTGGGTCCTCAGCTTCCTCTCCGGATTCAGCGCCACTAG
- the LOC105173703 gene encoding photosystem I chlorophyll a/b-binding protein 6, chloroplastic, with product MALAVAASAFSALPNRELPRKSVPGKIATCLPKRGCLNATKGPSSVCEPLPPDRPLWFPGSSPPEWLDGSLPGDFGFDPLGLGSDPELLKWFAQAELMHARWAMLAVAGILIPEWLESLGFIENFSWYDAGAREYFADPTTLFVVQLGLMGWVEGRRWADMINPGCVDIEPTFPNRKKPKPDVGYPGGLWFDPFMWGRGSPEPVMVLRTKEIKNGRLAMLAFIGFCFQAVYTGQGPIENLMAHIADPGHCNIFSAFTSQ from the exons ATGGCTTTAGCCGTTGCTGCATCTGCATTCTCAGCCTTGCCGAACAG GGAATTACCAAGAAAGTCTGTCCCAGGAAAGATTGCTACATGTTTGCCTAAGCGAGGTTGTCTGAATGCTACAAAAGGCCCGTCCAGCGTCTGCGAGCCACTTCCTCCCGACCGGCCGCTATGGTTCCCTGGTAGTTCACCCCCTGAATGGCTTGATGGCAG TCTTCCTGGAGATTTTGGCTTTGATCCACTTGGATTGG GGTCCGACCCGGAACTCCTAAAATGGTTTGCACAAGCTGAACTGATGCACGCTCGGTGGGCAATGCTTGCTGTTGCTGGAATTCTAATCCCGGAATGGCTAGAAAGCCTTGGATTCATCGAGAACTTCTCGTGGTATGATGCTGGTGCAAGAGAGTACTTTGCAGATCCAACAACGTTATTCGTGGTGCAGTTAGGCCTGATGGGGTGGGTTGAGGGGCGGAGATGGGCCGATATGATTAATCCCGGTTGCGTTGACATTGAGCCCACGTTTCCAAATAGGAAGAAGCCGAAGCCTGATGTAGGATACCCTGGGGGACTGTGGTTTGATCCCTTCATGTGGGGCAGAGGGTCGCCTGAGCCGGTTATGGTGTTGAGGACTAAAGAGATCAAGAATGGTAGACTTGCTATGCTAGCTTTCATTGGTTTTTGCTTCCAAGCCGTATACACGGGACAAGGCCCCATCGAGAATTTGATGGCGCACATTGCAGATCCTGGCCACTGCAACATTTTTTCG GCTTTCACATCGCAGTAA
- the LOC105173706 gene encoding protein TIFY 10A-like isoform X3: MGSSEIVDSGRFSGGRSNFSRTCSLLSQYLKEKGSFGDLTLGLAHNLETKAGAPTETKNLLPMIEKSGRSSGPGNLNSPPTRDEILNKSDLSGTKPEAETAQMTIFYAGQVLVFDDFPAEKAREIMMLASSAQNHPNPTVAPLQSPAESTTNVVPTFAIQERPLHSARPPLDSDLPIARKNSLARFLEKRKDRITANAPYPANKAAEAEAWLGLGPQLPLRIQRH; this comes from the exons ATGGGTTCCTCTGAAATTGTGGATTCCGGCAGGTTTTCAGGCGGGAGGTCTAACTTCTCCAGGACTTGTAGCCTTTTGAGTCAGTATTTGAAGGAGAAGGGCAGTTTTGGTGATCTAACCCTTGGCTTGGCTCATAACTTGGAAACCAAAG CAGGGGCTCCAACAGAGACGAAGAACTTGCTGCCGATGATTGAGAAATCTGGTCGGAGTTCGGGCCCCGGAAACCTCAACTCACCGCCGACTAGAGATGAAATCCTTAACAAATCCGATCTGAG CGGCACGAAACCCGAGGCGGAAACTGCGCAGATGACCATATTCTACGCCGGCCAAGTCTTGGTCTTCGATGACTTCCCGGCGGAAAAGGCCAGAGAAATCATGATGTTAGCCAGCTCCGCCCAGAACCACCCCAACCCCACCGTCGCTCCACTCCAGAGCCCGGCGGAATCCACCACCAACGTCGTCCCGACTTTCGCCATACAGGAGCGTCCTCTCCACTCCGCTAGGCCGCCTCTTGATTCTG ATTTACCTATTGCCCGGAAAAACTCACTAGCCCGCTTCCTGGAGAAGAGAAAGGATAG GATCACAGCAAACGCGCCGTACCCAGCAAACAAAGCGGCGGAGGCGGAGGCATGGCTGGGATTGGGTCCTCAGCTTCCTCTCCGGATTCAGCGCCACTAG
- the LOC105173706 gene encoding protein TIFY 10A-like isoform X2, whose translation MGSSEIVDSGRFSGGRSNFSRTCSLLSQYLKEKGSFGDLTLGLAHNLETKGAPTETKNLLPMIEKSGRSSGPGNLNSPPTRDEILNKSDLSSGTKPEAETAQMTIFYAGQVLVFDDFPAEKAREIMMLASSAQNHPNPTVAPLQSPAESTTNVVPTFAIQERPLHSARPPLDSDLPIARKNSLARFLEKRKDRITANAPYPANKAAEAEAWLGLGPQLPLRIQRH comes from the exons ATGGGTTCCTCTGAAATTGTGGATTCCGGCAGGTTTTCAGGCGGGAGGTCTAACTTCTCCAGGACTTGTAGCCTTTTGAGTCAGTATTTGAAGGAGAAGGGCAGTTTTGGTGATCTAACCCTTGGCTTGGCTCATAACTTGGAAACCAAAG GGGCTCCAACAGAGACGAAGAACTTGCTGCCGATGATTGAGAAATCTGGTCGGAGTTCGGGCCCCGGAAACCTCAACTCACCGCCGACTAGAGATGAAATCCTTAACAAATCCGATCTGAG CAGCGGCACGAAACCCGAGGCGGAAACTGCGCAGATGACCATATTCTACGCCGGCCAAGTCTTGGTCTTCGATGACTTCCCGGCGGAAAAGGCCAGAGAAATCATGATGTTAGCCAGCTCCGCCCAGAACCACCCCAACCCCACCGTCGCTCCACTCCAGAGCCCGGCGGAATCCACCACCAACGTCGTCCCGACTTTCGCCATACAGGAGCGTCCTCTCCACTCCGCTAGGCCGCCTCTTGATTCTG ATTTACCTATTGCCCGGAAAAACTCACTAGCCCGCTTCCTGGAGAAGAGAAAGGATAG GATCACAGCAAACGCGCCGTACCCAGCAAACAAAGCGGCGGAGGCGGAGGCATGGCTGGGATTGGGTCCTCAGCTTCCTCTCCGGATTCAGCGCCACTAG